The DNA region CCACCGATCGACGTCTTCCACGCTGTCGGCGGAAAGCGTGAAGATGATCTCGTTTCCGGCGGTCGGATCGACGATCCGCCCCTTCATGGCAGGCTCGAGCACATCATTCAGGAAGAAATGGATGATGAACTTCTGGTCGCCGAACAGAAAGCTCGTCAGTTGATCCGAAGCTCCATTGTGCTCGAATCCAATGCGTGTATAGAATTCCGTTGTCCG from Candidatus Kapaibacterium thiocyanatum includes:
- a CDS encoding glyoxalase; translated protein: MRTKRIWANFGVGNLERTTEFYTRIGFEHNGASDQLTSFLFGDQKFIIHFFLNDVLEPAMKGRIVDPTAGNEIIFTLSADSVEDVDRWEESVRQAGGTIVSEPEEFGQGYYGFVFADPDGHKFNVFHM